One region of Aphelocoma coerulescens isolate FSJ_1873_10779 chromosome 12, UR_Acoe_1.0, whole genome shotgun sequence genomic DNA includes:
- the LOC138117762 gene encoding G2/M phase-specific E3 ubiquitin-protein ligase-like, whose translation MAEGKQEAPDAREPACLLCRRAEADPDICGDKWEKHGLCAHVFCLNFASLIFQQDSDRIGLKGFRPRDIQLAVSRAAQQHCCVCGETGATIMCCHEDCDRWFHLPCAKEGHCVTNYITPYRSYCPEHSPEQDATVIPEPGTECPICMEPVEERKSYTTLVCPACKRAWFHRDCIQGQALRAGALYFQCPLCRDDDEFLVQMFIMGIRIPFRSPTWEDNDAFAELGDRHSQCNARKCLYPGGREEAEEEGPWELLLCSSCAAEGTHRRCSGLRNDTPSWECDSCADLGTAPRDEPELYAPRDELELNVPSLAGQSGLEPSHGLEPSHGSAQSEAISPNSGILAPSGVPPLSPSPETSKRSSVQHAPMGQLLQSSSLESSSPCMESEVTSRSSDTSHSRSSGSDRRRNRSRRQSWASNPPVRSRSRRDRSQSTAPRAETPRHRRTPSETSPRCSRSRQRRRASNPPARSRSRRDRSQSTAPRAERPRHRRTPSETSPRRSRTRQRRRASNPPVRSRSRRDRSRRTAPRAETPRPRETASGTSTRSNRSRQRRRASNPPARSRSRRRQKSKVALREAVFGKDMCCVAILEQSDFRKAKRKKKEESETLPQVSEEIYYDIAADLKDLFGPSKNKPENTEDIPLGQRGCAGLCPS comes from the exons ATGgcagaagggaagcaggaggcccctgatgccagagagccag catgcctgctgtgcCGCCGCGCAGAGGCTGACCCGGACATCTGCGGCGACAAATGGGAGAAGCACGGGCTCTGTGCCCACGTCTTCTGCCTG AATTTCGCCAGCCTCATTTTTCAACAAGACAGTGATCGGATTGGACTCAAGGGGTTTCGCCCTCGCGATATCCAACTTGCAGTCAGCCGGGCGGCTCAGCAG cactgctgcgtCTGTGGGGAGACTGGGGCCACCATCATGTGCTGTCACGAAGACTGCGACAGATGGTTccacctgccctgtgccaaggaGGGTCACTGTGTGACTAACTACATAACCCCATACAG gtCCTACTGCCCTGAGCACTCCCCAGAACAGGATGCGACGGTGATTCCGGAGCCGGGCACCGAATGCCCCATCTGCATGGAGCCTgtggaggagagaaagagctACACAACACTGGTGTGCCCAGCGTGCAAAAGGGCCTGGTTCCACAGGGACTGCATCCAG ggacaggcctTGCGCGCTGGTGCATTGTACTTCCAGTGCCCCCTCTGCAGAGACGATGATGAGTTTCTTGTCCAAATGTTCATCATGGGGATCCGAATCCCCTTCAGGTCG CCAACATGGGAGGACAACGATGCCTTTGCAGAATTAGGAGACAGGCACAGCCAGTGCAATGCCAGGAAGTGCCTttatccaggaggcagggaggaggcagaggaagaggg GCCCTGGGAACTGCTCCTGtgctcctcctgtgctgctgagggcaCCCACAGGCGCTGCTCTGGCCTCAGAAACGACACACCCAGCTGGGAGTGCGACAGCTGTGCTGATCTGGGCACAG CCCCCAGGGATGAGCCGGAGCTCTATGCCCCCAGGGATGAACTGGAGCTCaatgtccccagcctggctggacaGTCAGGATTGGAACCTTCCCATGGATTGGAGCCTTCCCATGGCTCTGCACAATCCGAGGCCATCAGCCCCAACTCTGGCATCCTGGCACCATCGGGTGTGCCTCCCCTGTCTCCATCTCCAGAGACCAGCAAACGCAGCAGCGTCCAACATGCACCAATGGGGCAGCTGCTGCAATCTTCCtcgctggagagcagcagcccctgcatggAGAGTGAGGTGACATCAAGGTCATCAGACACCAGCCATTCCAGAAGCTCTGGGTCTGACCGCAGGCGAAATCGCTCTCGCCGGCAAAGCtgggcctcaaatccacctgtccgatcgaggagtcgccgtgacaggagccagagcacagcaccaagggctgagacgcccaggcacagaaggacaccatcggagacatcccccagatgcagccgctcccgccagcgacgtcgggcctcaaatccacctgcccggtcgaggagtcgccgtgacaggagccagagcacagcaccaagggctgagaggcccaggcacagaaggacaccatcggagacatcccccagacgcagccgcacccgccagcgacgtcgggcctcaaatccaccggtgcggtcgaggagtcgccgtgacaggagccgcaggacagcaccaagggctgagacgcCCAGGCCAAGGGAGACAGCATCAGGGACATCCACCAGGAGCAACCGctcccgccagcgacgtcgggcctcaaatccacctgcccggtcgaggagtcgcc GGAGACAGAAGAGCAAGGTGGCTCTTAGGGAAGCTGTCTTTGGAAAGGACATGTGCTGTGTTGCTATCCTTGAACAATCTGATTTCAGGAAagccaaaaggaagaagaaagaagagagtgaGACACTGCCTCAAGTGTCTGAAGAAATCTATTACgacattgctgctgatttaaAAGACTTGTTTGGACCTTCaaagaacaaaccagaaaacactgAGGACATACCCTTGGGACAAAGAGGATGCGCAGGACTCTGTCCCAGCTGA